A stretch of Nonomuraea africana DNA encodes these proteins:
- a CDS encoding LacI family DNA-binding transcriptional regulator, with protein MGTSLRDVARLAGVSVKTVSNVVNGYAHVSPATRAKVEGALSQLDYRPNLSARNLRQGRTGMIALALPELDAPYFAELSRFVIDAAAEHRWLVIIEQTGGSLERERRILDGVRDHQVDGLILSPVAVGAEELAARTDDTALVLLGERIYDGPADHVAIDNVRAARDVTEHLIGLGRRRIAALGAQDDTASGTAPLRLAGYRQALAAHGLPETIVKVDRYQRAEGAAAMAGLLAAAEPPDAVFCFNDLLALGAMRTVLAAGLRVPEDVALAGLDDIEDGRYSTPTLTTIAPDKNQLARIAVALLKQRIDGSTARPPEEFTAGHRLIPRESTVGRAPSGG; from the coding sequence GTGGGAACGAGCCTGCGCGATGTCGCGCGTCTGGCCGGGGTGTCGGTGAAGACCGTCTCCAACGTGGTCAACGGCTACGCGCACGTGTCGCCCGCGACCCGCGCGAAGGTCGAGGGCGCGCTCTCCCAGCTCGACTACCGGCCCAACCTGTCAGCCCGCAACCTGCGCCAGGGCCGTACCGGGATGATCGCCCTGGCCCTGCCCGAGCTCGACGCGCCCTATTTCGCGGAGCTGTCCAGGTTCGTGATCGACGCGGCCGCCGAGCACCGGTGGCTGGTGATCATCGAGCAGACCGGCGGCAGCCTGGAGCGGGAGCGGCGGATCCTCGACGGGGTCCGCGACCACCAGGTCGACGGGCTCATCCTCAGCCCCGTGGCGGTCGGCGCGGAGGAACTGGCCGCCCGCACCGACGACACCGCGCTGGTGCTGCTCGGCGAGCGCATCTACGACGGGCCCGCCGACCATGTCGCGATCGACAACGTCCGCGCCGCGCGCGACGTCACCGAGCACCTGATCGGGCTCGGGCGCAGGCGGATCGCCGCGCTGGGCGCCCAGGACGACACCGCCAGCGGCACGGCGCCGCTGCGGCTGGCGGGGTACCGGCAGGCGCTGGCCGCCCACGGCCTGCCCGAGACCATCGTCAAGGTCGACCGCTACCAGCGCGCCGAGGGCGCGGCGGCCATGGCCGGGCTCCTGGCCGCCGCCGAGCCGCCCGACGCGGTGTTCTGCTTCAACGACCTGCTCGCGCTCGGCGCCATGCGCACCGTGCTGGCGGCGGGCCTGCGCGTGCCGGAGGACGTGGCGCTGGCGGGCCTCGACGACATCGAGGACGGGCGCTACAGCACCCCCACCCTGACCACGATCGCGCCCGACAAGAACCAGCTGGCCCGCATCGCGGTCGCCCTGCTCAAGCAGCGGATCGACGGCAGCACCGCCCGCCCGCCGGAGGAGTTCACCGCCGGCCATCGCCTGATCCCCCGAGAGAGCACCGTGGGCCGAGCGCCGAGTGGCGGCTAG
- a CDS encoding LacI family DNA-binding transcriptional regulator, protein MAARTTIYDVAAAAGVSISTVSLALNSPARVSETTRRRVLEAADALGFVPKPDAVAKARRGVGRIGVIAPFTSYPAVAVRVNGILRAVGDRPLEIVLFDQESAARSSSPLLASLPITGRLDGLVVVSLSLDEAMAGRLTGSRLPTVLVDVHHPGFDSVRTDDTAGGRLVAEHLLGRGHRRFGFLGEAQRTERYVSPSQQRLAGFRTALAEAGHPLGDGDVRLADHGVAQARAAARELLSTRDRPPAVFAADDVLAAGALRAARDLGLAVPGELAVVGFDDGDLAEALDLTTVRQPLEESGRTAMELLLRRLDQPGSVREVALGVRLIPRGTS, encoded by the coding sequence ATGGCGGCACGGACCACCATCTACGATGTCGCGGCCGCCGCCGGCGTCAGCATCTCCACCGTGTCGCTCGCCCTCAACTCCCCCGCCAGGGTCAGCGAGACCACCAGGCGCAGGGTCCTGGAAGCCGCGGACGCGCTCGGCTTCGTCCCCAAGCCCGACGCGGTCGCCAAGGCGCGGCGCGGCGTGGGCCGCATCGGCGTCATCGCGCCGTTCACGTCGTATCCGGCGGTCGCCGTGCGGGTGAACGGCATCCTGCGAGCCGTCGGCGACCGCCCACTGGAGATCGTCCTGTTCGACCAGGAGTCGGCCGCGCGGAGCTCCTCCCCCTTGCTGGCCAGCCTGCCCATCACGGGACGGCTGGACGGGCTGGTCGTCGTCAGCCTCTCCCTGGACGAGGCGATGGCCGGCCGCCTCACCGGCTCCCGCCTGCCGACGGTCCTGGTCGACGTCCACCACCCCGGCTTCGACTCCGTGCGCACCGACGACACGGCCGGCGGACGGCTGGTCGCCGAACACCTGCTCGGCCGCGGCCATCGCCGCTTCGGCTTCCTCGGCGAGGCGCAGCGAACCGAGCGCTACGTATCGCCGTCGCAACAGCGCCTCGCGGGCTTTCGGACCGCCCTGGCCGAAGCCGGTCACCCGCTCGGCGACGGCGACGTACGGCTGGCCGACCACGGCGTCGCCCAGGCCCGAGCCGCCGCCAGGGAGTTGCTGTCGACGCGGGACCGCCCTCCCGCCGTCTTCGCCGCCGACGACGTCCTCGCCGCTGGAGCTCTGCGGGCCGCGCGTGACCTGGGCCTCGCCGTACCCGGCGAGCTCGCGGTCGTCGGCTTCGACGACGGCGACCTGGCGGAGGCCCTCGACCTCACCACGGTGCGCCAGCCGCTGGAGGAGTCGGGCCGTACCGCGATGGAGCTGCTCCTGCGGCGGCTCGACCAGCCGGGGAGCGTCCGCGAAGTGGCGCTGGGGGTGCGGCTGATCCCTCGCGGGACCAGCTGA
- a CDS encoding CsbD family protein, whose protein sequence is MSARDKFGNKAEEVGGKVKEGVGRATDDERLEAEGQADQSKSKVKQAGEKVKDAAKNAKDAITGD, encoded by the coding sequence ATGAGCGCACGCGACAAGTTCGGCAACAAGGCCGAAGAGGTAGGCGGCAAGGTCAAGGAAGGCGTCGGCAGGGCCACGGACGACGAGCGGCTCGAGGCCGAGGGTCAGGCCGACCAGAGCAAGAGCAAGGTGAAGCAGGCCGGGGAGAAGGTCAAGGACGCCGCGAAGAACGCCAAGGACGCCATCACCGGCGACTAG
- a CDS encoding SDR family NAD(P)-dependent oxidoreductase produces MSRSYVVTGGGRGIGRAVVERLLVGDTGAVVAIERDPAALAWLDDHPAGARLVGVVGDAADENVAESAADRAQAAGTLAGWVNNAAVFGDASLHTAATGQVLDLIAANLGPAVVGCATAIRRFLRAGTPGAIVNVSSHQARQAVPGCLPYVTAKAGVEGMTRALAVEYGPRGIRVNAVAPGSVDTERYAGFLDSQEAESAARVEREMARLHPLGRVARSQEVAAVIAYLLSDDAGFVTGATVPVDGGRSVLAHDPES; encoded by the coding sequence ATGAGTCGTTCCTACGTGGTGACAGGAGGCGGTCGCGGCATCGGCAGGGCGGTGGTCGAGCGGCTGCTGGTCGGTGACACCGGCGCGGTGGTCGCCATCGAGCGCGACCCGGCGGCGCTGGCGTGGCTGGACGACCATCCCGCCGGGGCGCGCCTGGTCGGGGTGGTCGGTGACGCCGCTGACGAGAACGTGGCGGAGTCGGCCGCCGACCGCGCGCAGGCCGCGGGAACCCTCGCCGGCTGGGTCAACAACGCGGCCGTGTTCGGGGACGCCTCCCTCCACACCGCCGCGACGGGGCAGGTGCTGGATCTCATCGCGGCCAACCTCGGCCCCGCCGTCGTCGGCTGCGCCACCGCGATCCGCCGCTTCCTCCGGGCGGGTACGCCGGGGGCGATCGTCAACGTCTCCTCGCACCAGGCGCGGCAGGCGGTTCCAGGCTGCCTGCCGTACGTGACGGCCAAGGCGGGTGTCGAGGGGATGACCCGGGCGCTCGCGGTCGAGTACGGGCCGCGCGGGATCCGGGTCAACGCCGTGGCGCCCGGCTCGGTGGACACCGAGCGTTACGCCGGCTTCCTCGACTCCCAAGAGGCCGAAAGCGCCGCCCGCGTCGAGCGGGAGATGGCGCGCCTGCACCCCCTGGGCCGGGTGGCGCGCTCGCAGGAGGTCGCGGCCGTGATCGCCTACCTGCTCTCCGACGACGCGGGATTCGTCACGGGCGCGACCGTTCCCGTCGACGGCGGCCGGTCGGTGCTCGCCCACGATCCCGAGTCGTAA
- a CDS encoding DUF6203 family protein, with protein MRRFFKVVLTRWLARTPIGLAVLALGWLLGRRRRQRVQREGERGRRTRARRTRGR; from the coding sequence ATGAGAAGGTTCTTCAAAGTCGTGCTGACCCGCTGGCTGGCCCGCACGCCGATCGGTCTCGCCGTTCTGGCTCTGGGCTGGTTACTGGGCCGCCGGCGCAGGCAGCGTGTCCAACGCGAGGGCGAGCGAGGCCGGCGCACACGCGCCAGGCGAACACGAGGCAGATGA